CTTCACCAAGGGTGTGAAGCCGGCGGATCATGCCGCGAAGGGGCCGTAGTTCTGCCGGGGCGAGTTTGGGTTTATGCAGCACTCCACCATCGTCCGTCCGGAACAGTCCCAGGACTTTGCCGACATCAACGAGGTTACCCGGCTGGCATTTGGTCAGGAGGCTGAGGCCCGACTGGTGCGTGAGCTTCGTGCGTGCAGTGGTTTCGATCCGCTGCTATCGCTGGTCGCGGTACGAGATCACGAATTGCTCGGTCACATCTTATTTACGCCTGTCGAGATCCAGCGCGATGGTGCGGCGCCGCTTGCCGCATTGGCATTGGCGCCGCTGTCAGTCCTGCCGCAGCATCAGCGCGCCGGCGTCGGATCGCTGCTGGTGCGCAAGGGGCTGACGGCCTGCCGGCGCCGTAGCGAGCGGCTGGTGATCGTCGTCGGGCATCCGGATTACTATCCACGATTCGGCTTTCGTCCGGCGCGCCCCTTGGGCCTCGAGGTCCCCTTCGCCGTGCCCGACGAGGCGTTCCTGGTCTGCGACCTGGCGCGCGATAGCGCCGCGGGAAATGTGCCGGAGTTGGCGCCAGATTTCGTCGTCGGCCTGGTGCAATATCCGCCCCCGTTTCTCTTGGTCTGAGTCGACGCTCTGTCGTCAGCCGCTGTTGGAGCAACACGTCGCGAAATTGCCAGAATTCTCCAAGCCGCCTGTTCTCCGAAAAACTTTGATTGATTTTCCGTAATCTTTTCAGGGGTGTTCTGGCCCTCCCGCTTGGGGACGCCTCGCCATGCGAGATGCAATCGCCATGGCAATCGCGTATGCAAAAGCTCCTAACACGTTTGAGCCAAACGGATCTCGCGTCCCGGGGAACAAATTACATGATTGGGTGAATGAGATGCTTGTTGCCCATGTGGAGATATAGGTTGCTTGGGTTGTTTTATTTGAATAGGAGACATGCCCCGCAGACGGCGGGTTGAACAAGCTTTGACGCGCGTTGATCATCGTTGCCAGCATGCTGCGGGATTATCTTGCGGCCGCTGTACTTGCGCCGGCGGAATGGCCGTTGGCAATGGGGTTGGTTGTTCAACTTTGATTTGCAGGGAGGAAGATGCGTATGAGTCGTTTCAAAATGTCGCTCGCGGTGGCACTAGTGAACGTGCTATCGGCTTCGACGCTGTGGGCCATGATGTCGGACGAGCCTCAGGGAGATGGTCGCAAGGAGGCACTCGTCCGACTGATGCCGGCAAAGAAGGAAAGTCGGCTGCGTGATTATCTGCCGAAGGTCGCCGACGACGAGGTGCAGGCTATCTTCGCCGATCCTCAGTTGATCCTGTATACCGACAGCGAGATGCCCAAGGCCTATCAGTTTTGGGATGGTCAGATGCCTGGCGTCCATCGCGCCAGCTACAACATTTCGGCCAATGGTGGCGAGCCGTTCGGCAACGGCAATCGCGAGTTCCCTTGGGACGGCCCGGCCGGCACTCATCGGGCCAAGAACGTCTGGGCCTTTCGCTTTCTTCGCTTGCCGCGAGATGAAGAGGGCAACGTTCTACCCGTGGTCTGGTTTCAGTCCCGCCAAAAAGGGGATGGCCAGCGCGGCTATGGGTGGCGTTTTCCGGTCGGCGCCGTGCTGGGCGAGGTGTTGATGATGCACGGCGAGGATGGCCGAGACTATTGCTTCGAGGTGCGAGTTCGCTTTCGCGAAGTCGACGATTGGGCCGTGGACGTCTTTCGCCCCTTCCCCCATTCGGAGGATCTGGTCGATCGCATCAAGGAACTACGACCCCATTGGGAGGATAAGCCGGCGCTCAAGAGCGCGGTTGCGCTGCTGTCATCCCAGGCCGAGATCCCCGAGCGGAAGCTAGCTGATAAGCATCCGCGCAAGTCGTTTCAGCAGTCGATGGGTGTCTACTTGCTCCCACCGTTGGAAGACGCCGGACTGGTCCGCGAGCTTTTGACGAAGACGACGTTCAAGTCATCGCTTGGCGAATATTGGTTCGAAGGTACCAATGGTCCTGTGGCCGCAGCCCCCACGACCGAGGCCAAATTTCATATCGTGCCAGCCAAGTACGATGCCGGATTTGTCGAGGTCGACCGCATTTCGTGCATGCGTTGCCATGAGACTGTGAACCAACCCGTCAACAAGTTTCAGTCCGGGCGGGATTGGTACGGACGCATTCGCGGGTCGGATGGAATTTTTTCGTTTCACCCCTTTGACCCCGATTGCATCAGCGGCAACGGCTATAGCCAGCCGGTGAGGATGCGCAACGAATTGGTGTCGGCTGGCGTGATCGAGAAGTACGACGCCAAGAAACACGATCCGCTGCGGTATGCCCAAATACCGCATCTTGTCGAATAGTAAGGCCTGGCGAGTAGCAAGGTTCAGTTACAACTATCAGGGCCACTATTTTGGCCCGCGTCGCGTCCTCCAGTAAGGCGCGGCGCGGGCCGCTTTTTTTGGAGCCCGGGCATTACTATTGCCCTCGCCCGGCGCAAGGGAGTAATCGGCCGGCCGCCCGTTGGGCGATTGGCATTGACCGTGCCATCGCGACCGGTCACCATCCGTCGCGCACACGGGTACTCCGGTCCCGGCGAGTTACGGGCTGGAAATTGCACCTTAGGCCGCGGAGCGTCCGGGCACATGGCTCGAGCCTTGATCGTTGCTGCAATCGTCACTGTCTTGGTTGGTTGGGCTGCGATCGGCACCGCCCAGACGCCAACGTCGCCGCCAGCATTCCGCTTCACCTATCGCCCGCTCGATGTGGGAGACGAAGCGCAAGAAGCGACACACTTCGTGCTTGATCTGAAAACCGTGAGGCTCCACGACGGGCAGGTCGTCGACATCGCCGACCAGGTGATCGAGCGTGACGAAGAATCGCATGTCGTCCGGCTCCCCCCGGGATCGGGACAATCGGCCAAGGCAAAAGTTACCTATCAAGCCTCGCGGCAAACGGCCAAGGGACGCCGTGGCGTCGCCGCCGCCGAGAGCGATCGCCCGGTGGCCGGCAAAACGTACTTTGTTGCGCGCAAGGGCGAAGATTTGCAGATCGTCGACGAACAAGGCGCATCCCCGCCAAACGACGAGCACGAGATCGTGGCCCGTGCGATGGATGGCCTCGGACGAAAAAGCCCTCTAGGGACGTTCCTCAATGGCCGCACGGTGAAGATCGGCGACACCATCCGTCTGCCGGCGGAATTCACGCACAAGATGCTCGCGGGTTGGGATGAATCCCTCGCCGCGCTACCGCTCGATGTCATATTCATGGGCACTCAGCATGTCGATGGCCAGCGCTGCGCATTGTTGCACACACCGCCGGCAAGCACGGCCAAGCCGGGGACCGAGCGGGCGCCGGTGGAAGGCAAGCTTCTCATCGAGTTCGACACCTGCCGGCTAGCAGTTATGGAACTGCGCGGCCCCGTCGCGGCAACCGAACGGCAGGGACAGCCTGGTGAGGAATTCGACGTCCGCCGCAAAGGAAAACTTCAAGTGGCGGTACACGTCGAACACCACCGCGCTGCGCGATAGAGGGCTTTGGCGATGGTCGCGTGCTGGCTGGCAGTTCATTCTGCCGTGCAGGCCGTCCGCGTCAGAGAAGTTCCTCGATCGGCCGGCCATCTTCGACGATGGGTCGCGGCCGGCCACGCAAGTCGAGATAGGCCCCGTCTAGCGGCACGCCCATATGGTGAAAGATCGTCGCGGCCAGGTCGCCTGGTGTTACCGGTCGCTCGCGGATTTGGCCGCCGTCGTGGTCGCTGGCGCCGATCACTTGCCCATGGCGGAATCCACCGCCGGCCACCGTCATCGACATCACGGGGGGCCAATGATTGCGGCCATCGGTGCTCCCTTGCGTGCCGATTTGCGGCGTGCGGCCGAATTCTCCCATCGCTAGCACCAGCACGTCATCCAATAAACCACGGTCGCCGAGATCGGCCACCAACGTGGTCAGCAAGTGATCGAACACGGGCAATAGCGGCTTCAGGCCACTCATGATGCCGCCGTAGGGCGGAATATTATCGCCATGCGTGTCCCACGTACCGGACGAACTGTGATTACTCAGGTCGATGGTCACGAAGTTCACCCCCGCCTCGACCAACCGCCGAGCCAAGAGCGCCTGCTGGCACCAGGGATGGTCGCCGTAAAGGTCGCGCATTGGCTGTGGCTCGCGCGACAGGTCGAACACAGTTTGCGCTCGCGCCCCCACGACAATATCGACGGCCTGCTGCGAAAATCGATCGAGCGCCTGCATCGATCCCGATTGGTCCAAGTTT
This genomic interval from Pirellulales bacterium contains the following:
- a CDS encoding N-acetyltransferase — protein: MQHSTIVRPEQSQDFADINEVTRLAFGQEAEARLVRELRACSGFDPLLSLVAVRDHELLGHILFTPVEIQRDGAAPLAALALAPLSVLPQHQRAGVGSLLVRKGLTACRRRSERLVIVVGHPDYYPRFGFRPARPLGLEVPFAVPDEAFLVCDLARDSAAGNVPELAPDFVVGLVQYPPPFLLV